Within the Microvirga ossetica genome, the region GCTATCGGGCTTGGGGAATCGTCTAGCTCCTGCATGTCAGCCAAATTATCCAATCCTGACTTACCTGATCCGACTGCAGCAAATGCTGTCACCTCGTGCGACCTGAGTTCAAGTGCAGCTTTCCTCGGAGAACCGGACATTCCGGAAAGTCCGCAAATTTCGCCACCTGACCCATTGCGGAAGTTGAACCCTAGCCCAAGTCAGCCCGTTGGGTGATCACGGGTCGTATGGGGGGCATTTCGATGACCACCGAGCGAGTAGAACGGCGACGGACAACGGTCTGGCGCCCGACGTGGGAGGGATGCCCCCACGGGAGCCACGAGGTCGCTACCTTGGATGCCCTCACCGGGTGGCGGGAAATCCCAGGCGGACTGAACGCGCCCATGGAGGCCGCATGACCGCATCGTGCACATTGAGGATGAAGCGGCTGGTCAATATTTGGATCGCCGTCGCCGTCAGTCTTTTGGTCTCAATTGGTGGGTCTGCCGCTCAGCCTCAGTCTGGCGCGCCTGCCGCTCAGCCAAAAAGAATCGTGGTCCTGTATTCGTATGGCCAGCACTTCCAGTCCTGGGCTACATGGAGCAGAGAGATCCGCAATGAACTGAACCGACAGTCGTCCTGGCCGCTGGACGTTCAAGAATATTCCCTCGCCACGGCTCGGAATGGTGACGAGGCCGCTGAGGAGAAATTTGTTGAATATCTCAAGGCACTCTACGCTCAACAACCGCCAGATTTGATCATCGCCCTTGCTGCCCCCGCGGCTCGCTTCGTCCAGCGATACAGGGCAGACCTGTTTCCGACAACGCCGATGCTGCTCGCGGCGGTCGACCCGCGCAGGGTTGATTCATCCCTGTTGTCCGAGCAAGACGCCATGGTAGGGGTGCGGTTCGATCCAGTCGCCTTGTTCGAAAACATTCTGCGGCTGTTGCCGGAGACGAAGACCATTGCGCTGATCAACGGAAACTCACCGCCCGAGCGATTTTGGGCTGGCGAGATGCAACGGGTGCTGGGTCCGCTGCTGGAGAAAAAGGTTGAATTGCTCTTTTACGGCGAGCGGTCGTTCGAGGAGACCCTGAAGGCGGTTGCGAGTTTGCCGCCTCACAGCGCAATCTTTTTTCAGCAGCTCAATGTGGACGGCGCAGGTGCCGTCTATGGAGACAAGGAGCCCTTGAAGCGCATCCATGAGGTCGCCGACGCTCCGATTTTTACGTTCGACGAGTCTTACTTCAACGGCGAGGTCGTTGGCGGCCCGATGTTCTCACCGGCCGAGGGTGCCAGACCGACTGCCGCCGTTGCCGTCCGAATATTGGGTGGAGAGAAAGCCGGTGGCATCGAGGTTCCTCCGATCGAATTCTCAGCACCGAAATACGATTGGCGCCAACTTCAGCGCTGGAACATCAGCGAGAGCCGCCTGCCACCGGGGAGCGAAATCCTGTTTCGGGAGCCAACGGCGTGGGAGCGCTATTCCTGGCAAATCGCGCTCACGCTCGCAGTTCTCCTCGTGCAAGCCGGGTTGATCTCGGTCTTGGTGCTCGAGCATCGTCGGCGTCGGTTGGCCGAAGTGCAGTCGCGGCAGCGTATGGTCGAGCTTGCCCATGTCAACCGTTTCTCGACGGCTGGCGAACTGACGGCCACCATTTCCCATGAAATCAACCAGCCGCTCGGCGCTATTCTGGCGAACGCCGAAACCGCAGCCGCGATCCTGACGTCTCAGAGCCCCGACATCGTTGAACTCAAGAATATCGTGAACGATATCTTGCGGGATGACCGGCGCGCCAGCGAGGTCGTCCGGAGGATGCGCAGCCTTCTGAAAAAAGCACCCTTTGAACTGAGAAACGTCGACTTCAATGACGTTGTCCGCGAGACGCTTGCATTCCTTTCCTCTCTTGTCGTTGGACAGAAGCTCGAACTGACCAGTCTGCTCACACAGAATGCGCTGCCGATCCGCGCCGACCGCATTCAACTCCAGCAGGTCATCCTCAACCTTGTCGTCAACGGGATCGACGCGATGAAGGGTACCCCTGCCGAAAATCGCATCATCAGGATTCAGACCTCGCGCGTCGAAGGGTTTGCCGAGCTATCCGTGTCGGATCGCGGTCCGGGCATTCCCGAAGACAAACTGAAGGAGATCTTCGAGCCGTTCTTCACCACGAAGCAGGAGGGGATGGGCATGGGGCTGTGCATTGCCCAGACCATCATCGAGTCGCACGGCGGCAGGATCTCGGCGGAAAGCCATGCCATCGGCGCCGTGTTTCGCGTGAGCCTGCCCCTCGCTTAGACCGCACGGTCGAACATGCAGCAGCCGGCACTCTCGCACCCTCGCACCGGGCGGTTCAGCGCCCGCTGCCTTTCCCGATGATTGTTTCGACGGCTTCGATCAGGCGGTCAGAAGGGAATGGCTTGTGCAGATACGCGACACAACCCGATTCCAAAGCCGCCTTGCGCGTGGCCTCGCTATCGACGGCCGTGATGAAGATGACGGGCAGCGAATGGCCCGAACGCGTCAACTGACGCCGCAGCTCAATTCCGGACATGTGCTGCAAATGAACATCCAGGACGAGGCAGGTGGCCTCGCCCAAGTGCGCGCCCTCGAGAAAGCCTTCGGCGCTGCTGAAGACCTCGGTCTCGAATCCATGGACCTGCAACACCCGCTGCACCGCGCGCAGCATACCTGGGTCATCGTCGACAACGATGACCCGATGGGACGTGCCCAAGGTTGAAGATCGCATGGCCGGGCCCGTTACAGCATGGGTGACCTCAGAGGAGAGCGCATTCAAGATTTTCAGCCGCCAGTGTTTCTTGCGCCCATTGTGCAGGTTCCGTTGGCTAATCCTATTGTCCCTGAGGACAGTGTCGCTTGGCCAGGACAGGGTTGGCCTCGGTGGCGTGGTGTTATCGTCCGATCCCGGCTGGCTGCTCGGCCAGAATGCCAAGGCGCTCCGCAATCAGCACAAGCTCGGCGACGGTCGCAATGTGCAACTTGTCCATGATGTTGCTGCGATGGGCCTTGATCGTCCGCTCGGTCGCCCCAAGCTCGCGCCCGATCTCCTTGTTCATCTTTCCCCGAGCGACGCGTTCGAAAACCTGTCGTTCGCGAGGCGTCAGGCTGTCGACCAGCTTTTGCGGCGAATGGAGGTGTTCGTTTTTCTCCCGCCATGCGCGGCTGCGGGCAATCGCCCGCTCGAGGGCAGCGATCAACACGTCTTTCGGGACCGGCTTGGTCAGCAGATCGTCGGCGCCCGCCTTCATGACCTTGACGGTGGTGGGGATGTCCGCATGTCCTGTCAGGAAGACGATGGGCAGGTGCGAGCCCAAGGCCGCCAGCCGGTCCTGCAAGTCCGGCCCGCTTAGGCCGGGGATCCTGACGTCGAGAAGAATGCAGCTCGGGCCGGCATCCTCCGGCAGCCGCTGCAACAACCGTTCCGCCGAGTCATAGGTCTCAACGGCATAGCCGGAGGCCCGCAAAAGACGCTGGGTTGCGGTGCGGAACGACTCATCGTCATCAACGATGTGCACGACGGCTGACACGTGCGTCACTCCCGTTCCGACCCGCTACGCGGAAGGAAACCTATTGTCCCTGAGGACAGTGTCCTCAAGGTCACTGTGCCTCAGGACAATAGCGCAATCAATCCTGGGCATTGTAGCCTCGCACCATAAAGCATCCCTCTTCTGCTCCCGATCTGCACCGTTGAAGGCCAGGGTTGGGCTGTTGATGGAGCCGCGAGCATCCCAGGCACGAAGATGTGACTGAGGATGTCGGGACATCATCAGGTTGCTTGCGTAAGGGTATACGATCGACTGGCATGAGGTTTTAGTGAAGCAAGTTGATGGTACCGAATGTCTTTCAGTGGGTGACAGCCGGCCACCCAGCCAGGTGTCCCAGACTGTCCCGGCAACCATCAGGCGAACGCTGCCGCCCGGCTTCATTCACCTCGGCATCTCCAAGGAAATCGCCCCGACCCTGCGCGCACTCGGCGTCGATCCCGAGCCGGTCATCCGGGAGGCCGGACTGGACCCGCGCCTGTTCGACGATGCGATGAGTATGATCCCGTTCGCCGCCCTGGGCCGGCTGTACACCCTGTGCGTGGCCCGCACGGGCTGCACGCATTTCGGGCTCCTGGTCGGCCGGCGGGCGAGCATCCTGTCGCTGGGCCTGGTCGGGCGCCTGATGCGGCACTCGCACACCGTCGGCGAGGCAGTGCGCGCGCTCGTCTCGAACCTGAGCACTCAGGACCGGGTGGTGGTCCCTGCGCTGACGGGCCGCGACGGCATTGCCCTGCTCACGTTTGCGGCCTACCAGGCGGAGAGCCGGAGCGGGCCGCAAATCCTCGACGCCGCACTGGGCGTGACAGTCAACATCCTGCGGACGTTGTGCGGCTCTGGCTGGAGACCGGATGAGGTTCTGTTGCCCCGGGCCGCCCCAGCAGACCAGACGCTGTACCGGCACCATTTCAGAGCCCCGCTCCGGTTTAACCAGGAGAGCGCCAGCATCATCTTTTCTGCCCGTGATTTGGATCTGCGGATTGCGGGGGCCGATCCGATGATGCGCGCCCTTCTGGAAGAACGGATCCAGCAACTGAAGGGTGCGCAGGGCACCGAATTCTCGGACGACATTCGGCAGTTGCTGCGCACGCGACTGACGAGCAATCACTGCTCGGCCGACGACATCGCCCATTTGCTGACGATACACCGCCGCACCCTGAGCCGCCGCCTGAAGGAGAGTGGCCTGGGTTACAGGGCGATCACGAACGAGATCCGGTTCGAGATCGCGCGGCAGTTGCTGCAGGACACGCAAGTGCCGCTCGCCCAGATTGCGGCCGCTCTCGGGTATTCCGAAGCGAGCGCCTTCACCCGGGCCTTCCGGCGCTGGTCGGGCCAGACGCCGACAACTTGGCGGGCTGAAGGCCATCAAGGGTGACGCCCCGGCGGCCCAATTGGCGTCGCCGCCGACTTTTGATCTGGGGCTCCCAAGTTGCCCAAGCTGGTGGAGTCCGAGAAATCAGGAAACGCTTCTATGCGT harbors:
- a CDS encoding ATP-binding protein, whose product is MTASCTLRMKRLVNIWIAVAVSLLVSIGGSAAQPQSGAPAAQPKRIVVLYSYGQHFQSWATWSREIRNELNRQSSWPLDVQEYSLATARNGDEAAEEKFVEYLKALYAQQPPDLIIALAAPAARFVQRYRADLFPTTPMLLAAVDPRRVDSSLLSEQDAMVGVRFDPVALFENILRLLPETKTIALINGNSPPERFWAGEMQRVLGPLLEKKVELLFYGERSFEETLKAVASLPPHSAIFFQQLNVDGAGAVYGDKEPLKRIHEVADAPIFTFDESYFNGEVVGGPMFSPAEGARPTAAVAVRILGGEKAGGIEVPPIEFSAPKYDWRQLQRWNISESRLPPGSEILFREPTAWERYSWQIALTLAVLLVQAGLISVLVLEHRRRRLAEVQSRQRMVELAHVNRFSTAGELTATISHEINQPLGAILANAETAAAILTSQSPDIVELKNIVNDILRDDRRASEVVRRMRSLLKKAPFELRNVDFNDVVRETLAFLSSLVVGQKLELTSLLTQNALPIRADRIQLQQVILNLVVNGIDAMKGTPAENRIIRIQTSRVEGFAELSVSDRGPGIPEDKLKEIFEPFFTTKQEGMGMGLCIAQTIIESHGGRISAESHAIGAVFRVSLPLA
- a CDS encoding response regulator transcription factor → MRSSTLGTSHRVIVVDDDPGMLRAVQRVLQVHGFETEVFSSAEGFLEGAHLGEATCLVLDVHLQHMSGIELRRQLTRSGHSLPVIFITAVDSEATRKAALESGCVAYLHKPFPSDRLIEAVETIIGKGSGR
- a CDS encoding response regulator transcription factor — encoded protein: MSAVVHIVDDDESFRTATQRLLRASGYAVETYDSAERLLQRLPEDAGPSCILLDVRIPGLSGPDLQDRLAALGSHLPIVFLTGHADIPTTVKVMKAGADDLLTKPVPKDVLIAALERAIARSRAWREKNEHLHSPQKLVDSLTPRERQVFERVARGKMNKEIGRELGATERTIKAHRSNIMDKLHIATVAELVLIAERLGILAEQPAGIGR
- a CDS encoding AraC family transcriptional regulator, whose product is MKQVDGTECLSVGDSRPPSQVSQTVPATIRRTLPPGFIHLGISKEIAPTLRALGVDPEPVIREAGLDPRLFDDAMSMIPFAALGRLYTLCVARTGCTHFGLLVGRRASILSLGLVGRLMRHSHTVGEAVRALVSNLSTQDRVVVPALTGRDGIALLTFAAYQAESRSGPQILDAALGVTVNILRTLCGSGWRPDEVLLPRAAPADQTLYRHHFRAPLRFNQESASIIFSARDLDLRIAGADPMMRALLEERIQQLKGAQGTEFSDDIRQLLRTRLTSNHCSADDIAHLLTIHRRTLSRRLKESGLGYRAITNEIRFEIARQLLQDTQVPLAQIAAALGYSEASAFTRAFRRWSGQTPTTWRAEGHQG